A region from the Enterobacter roggenkampii genome encodes:
- a CDS encoding protein-L-isoaspartate(D-aspartate) O-methyltransferase, translating into MVNKRVQTLLEQLRAQGIRDEHVLEALALVPREKFVDEAFEHKAWENVALPIGQGQTISQPYMVARMTELLELTPDSRVLEIGTGSGYQTAILAHLVHHVCSVERIKGLQWQARRRLKQLDLHNVSTRHGDGWQGWKARAPFDAIIVTAAPPEIPAALLSQLDEGGILVLPVGDEQQLLKRVRRRGGEFIIDTVEAVRFVPLVKGELA; encoded by the coding sequence ATGGTAAACAAACGTGTACAAACTCTTCTGGAACAACTACGCGCGCAGGGGATCCGCGACGAGCACGTGCTTGAAGCGCTCGCCCTGGTTCCGCGTGAGAAATTTGTAGACGAGGCGTTTGAACACAAAGCGTGGGAAAACGTGGCGCTGCCCATCGGGCAGGGCCAGACGATTTCGCAGCCTTACATGGTGGCTCGCATGACGGAGCTGCTGGAGCTGACGCCCGACTCCCGCGTGCTGGAGATTGGCACCGGGTCGGGGTATCAGACCGCGATCCTGGCGCATCTCGTTCATCACGTATGCTCCGTTGAGCGGATTAAAGGTTTACAGTGGCAGGCGCGTCGTCGCCTGAAACAACTTGATTTACATAATGTTTCGACACGACACGGTGATGGATGGCAGGGTTGGAAGGCTCGCGCCCCGTTTGACGCGATCATCGTGACGGCGGCCCCGCCTGAAATTCCAGCTGCCCTGTTGTCGCAGCTGGATGAGGGGGGCATTCTGGTTTTGCCTGTCGGGGACGAGCAGCAGCTGTTGAAGCGCGTTCGTCGGCGCGGCGGCGAGTTTATTATCGACACCGTGGAAGCCGTGCGCTTTGTGCCTCTGGTGAAGGGGGAGTTGGCCTGA
- the surE gene encoding 5'/3'-nucleotidase SurE produces MRILLSNDDGIHAPGIQTLAKHLREFADVQVVAPDRNRSGASNSLTLESSLRTFTFENGDIAVQMGTPTDCVFLGVNALMRPRPDIVVSGINAGPNLGDDVIYSGTVAAAMEGRHLGFPALAVSLNGYTHYDTAAAVTCSILRALGREPLRTGRILNINVPDLPLDEIKGIRVTRCGSRHPADQVIPQQDPRGNTLYWIGPPGDKCDAGPDTDFAAVEEGYVSVTPLHVDLTAYSAHDVVSGWLDRAGVNAQW; encoded by the coding sequence ATGCGAATATTGCTGAGTAACGATGACGGGATCCACGCGCCAGGCATTCAGACCCTGGCGAAACACCTCCGTGAGTTTGCGGATGTGCAGGTTGTGGCGCCCGATCGTAACCGCAGTGGAGCGTCTAACTCGCTGACGCTGGAGTCGTCGCTTCGCACCTTTACCTTTGAAAATGGCGATATTGCCGTACAGATGGGCACGCCAACCGACTGTGTTTTTCTGGGCGTGAACGCGCTGATGCGGCCGCGTCCGGATATCGTCGTCTCCGGCATTAACGCCGGGCCTAACCTCGGCGATGACGTGATTTACTCCGGCACCGTGGCGGCCGCAATGGAAGGCCGCCATCTGGGATTCCCGGCGCTGGCGGTCTCGTTGAACGGCTACACGCACTACGACACCGCCGCCGCGGTGACCTGTTCGATCCTGCGGGCGCTCGGCCGCGAGCCGTTGCGTACCGGACGCATCCTCAACATCAACGTGCCGGATCTTCCTCTCGATGAAATTAAAGGCATCCGCGTCACCCGTTGCGGGAGTCGACATCCTGCCGATCAGGTGATCCCGCAGCAGGATCCGCGCGGCAACACGCTTTACTGGATCGGCCCTCCCGGCGATAAGTGCGATGCGGGTCCGGATACCGACTTTGCCGCCGTGGAGGAAGGCTATGTTTCGGTTACCCCGCTGCACGTAGATTTAACCGCGTATAGCGCGCATGATGTGGTGTCGGGCTGGCTGGATCGCGCAGGAGTGAACGCGCAATGGTAA
- the truD gene encoding tRNA pseudouridine(13) synthase TruD produces MTDFDNLTYLHGKPQGNGVLKASPEDFLVVEDLGFEPDGEGEHILVRILKNGCNTRFVADALAKFLKIHAREVSFAGQKDKHAVTEQWLCARVPGNAMPDLSKFELEGCKVLEYARHKRKLRLGALKGNAFTLVLREVTDREDVEKRLNAISDRGVPNYFGAQRFGIGGSNLQGALRWAQSDAPVRDRNKRSFWLSAARSALFNQIVSERLKKPDANQVVVGDALQLAGRGSWFVATAEEMADVQSRVDAKGLLITAALPGTGDWGTQGDALAAEQSAVADAPELQSLLVREKVDAARRAMLLYPQQLSWNWWDDVTVELRFWLPAGSFATSVVRELINTSGDYANIAE; encoded by the coding sequence ATGACAGACTTTGACAACCTGACATACCTGCACGGTAAACCGCAGGGGAACGGGGTGCTGAAAGCCAGCCCTGAAGATTTCCTCGTGGTGGAGGATCTGGGCTTTGAGCCGGATGGCGAAGGCGAACATATCCTGGTGCGAATTCTGAAAAATGGCTGCAATACCCGCTTTGTGGCCGACGCGCTGGCAAAATTCCTCAAAATTCATGCCCGCGAGGTGAGCTTTGCCGGGCAGAAAGATAAACACGCCGTCACGGAACAGTGGCTCTGCGCGCGCGTTCCCGGCAATGCGATGCCTGATTTAAGCAAATTTGAGCTTGAGGGCTGTAAGGTACTGGAATATGCCCGCCACAAGCGCAAACTGCGTCTGGGCGCGTTAAAAGGCAACGCGTTTACGCTGGTGCTGCGCGAAGTGACTGACCGTGAAGACGTTGAAAAACGCCTGAATGCCATCAGCGACCGCGGCGTACCGAACTACTTTGGCGCGCAGCGCTTTGGCATCGGCGGCAGCAACCTGCAGGGCGCACTGCGCTGGGCGCAAAGCGACGCGCCGGTGCGTGACAGGAATAAACGCAGTTTTTGGTTGTCGGCGGCCCGCAGTGCGTTGTTTAATCAGATTGTGAGCGAAAGGCTGAAAAAACCGGACGCGAATCAAGTTGTTGTTGGCGATGCGCTACAATTAGCGGGACGCGGAAGCTGGTTTGTGGCAACGGCCGAAGAGATGGCCGATGTCCAGTCGCGCGTGGACGCAAAAGGGCTGCTGATCACCGCCGCGTTGCCCGGTACGGGCGACTGGGGAACACAGGGCGACGCGCTGGCCGCCGAGCAGTCAGCCGTGGCGGATGCGCCAGAATTGCAGTCCTTGCTGGTGCGGGAAAAAGTCGACGCGGCACGCCGCGCGATGCTGCTCTATCCGCAGCAGTTAAGCTGGAACTGGTGGGATGACGTAACCGTCGAGTTACGCTTCTGGCTGCCGGCAGGCAGCTTTGCCACCAGTGTTGTCAGGGAACTTATCAACACCTCGGGTGATTATGCGAATATTGCTGAGTAA
- the ispF gene encoding 2-C-methyl-D-erythritol 2,4-cyclodiphosphate synthase yields the protein MRIGHGFDVHAFGGEGPIIIGGVRIPYEKGLLAHSDGDVALHALTDALLGAAALGDIGKLFPDTDPAFKGADSRELLREAWRRIQAKGYTLGNVDVTIIAQAPKMLPHIPQMRVFIAEDLGCHMDDVNVKATTTEKLGFTGRGEGIACEAVALLVKASK from the coding sequence ATGCGAATTGGACACGGTTTTGATGTACACGCCTTTGGCGGAGAAGGCCCAATTATCATTGGCGGCGTGCGCATTCCTTATGAAAAAGGGCTGCTGGCGCATTCTGATGGCGACGTGGCGCTGCATGCGCTGACCGACGCGCTGCTGGGCGCGGCCGCACTGGGTGATATCGGCAAGCTATTCCCGGACACCGACCCGGCGTTTAAAGGGGCGGACAGCCGTGAACTGCTGCGCGAAGCGTGGCGCCGCATCCAGGCGAAAGGCTACACCCTTGGTAACGTCGACGTGACGATTATCGCTCAGGCCCCAAAAATGCTGCCGCACATTCCGCAGATGCGCGTATTTATTGCAGAAGATCTGGGCTGCCACATGGACGACGTGAACGTCAAAGCGACGACGACCGAGAAGCTGGGCTTTACCGGTCGCGGCGAAGGGATTGCCTGTGAAGCCGTGGCGCTGCTGGTGAAGGCGAGCAAATGA
- the ispD gene encoding 2-C-methyl-D-erythritol 4-phosphate cytidylyltransferase: protein MAVTFSDVCAVVPAAGFGRRMQTECPKQYLSIGDKTILEHAVAALLAHPRVTRAIIAISPGDARFAQLPLANHPQITVVDGGAERADSVLAGIQAAGNAPWVLVHDAARPCLHQDDLARLLALSETSKVGGILAAPVRDTMKRAEPGKRAIAHTVDRVDLWHALTPQFFPRELLHDCLTRALNEGATITDEASALEYCGFHPELVEGRADNIKVTRPEDLQLAEFYLTRSTHQEKA from the coding sequence ATGGCAGTAACTTTTTCGGACGTATGCGCCGTGGTGCCGGCCGCAGGTTTTGGCCGGCGCATGCAGACAGAATGTCCCAAGCAATACCTCTCTATTGGCGATAAAACGATCCTCGAGCACGCCGTGGCGGCGCTGCTGGCGCACCCGCGGGTGACGCGGGCGATCATCGCTATCAGCCCCGGCGATGCGCGCTTCGCGCAGCTCCCGCTGGCAAATCATCCACAGATTACCGTTGTCGATGGCGGTGCCGAGCGCGCCGATTCCGTGCTGGCAGGCATTCAGGCGGCCGGTAACGCGCCGTGGGTGCTGGTCCATGACGCGGCGCGTCCGTGCCTGCATCAGGACGATCTCGCTCGTCTGCTGGCATTGAGCGAAACCAGTAAAGTGGGCGGCATTCTGGCCGCCCCCGTGCGCGACACCATGAAGCGTGCCGAGCCGGGTAAACGGGCTATCGCCCACACCGTCGATCGCGTCGATCTCTGGCACGCGCTGACGCCGCAATTTTTCCCCCGCGAATTACTCCACGACTGCTTAACGCGCGCGCTTAACGAAGGTGCGACCATCACGGACGAAGCCTCTGCGCTGGAGTACTGCGGTTTCCACCCTGAGCTTGTTGAAGGACGTGCTGATAATATTAAAGTGACGCGTCCGGAAGATTTACAGCTCGCGGAATTTTATCTTACCCGTTCGACCCATCAGGAGAAGGCATAA
- the ftsB gene encoding cell division protein FtsB: MGKLTLLLLALLIWLQYSLWFGKNGLHDYSRVSDDVAAQQATNAKLKARNDQLFAEIDDLNGGQEAIEERARNELSMTKPGETFYRLVPDASKRNQGSAQNNR, from the coding sequence ATGGGTAAACTAACGCTGCTGTTGCTGGCTTTGCTAATCTGGCTGCAATATTCGCTGTGGTTCGGTAAGAACGGACTGCACGACTATAGCCGGGTGAGCGATGACGTCGCGGCTCAGCAGGCAACAAACGCCAAACTTAAGGCGCGAAACGATCAACTCTTCGCTGAAATTGATGACCTCAATGGCGGGCAAGAGGCGATTGAGGAACGCGCACGCAATGAACTCAGTATGACTAAGCCGGGCGAAACCTTTTATCGTCTGGTTCCGGATGCGTCTAAACGCAATCAGGGCTCAGCACAAAACAATCGATAA
- a CDS encoding DUF3561 family protein, protein MRNSEHYITTTGSEPLATDDETTWSFPGAIIGFVSWLLALGIPFLIYGGNTLFFFLYTWPFFLALMPVAVVVGIALHSLLNGKLLYSTVVTIVTVVLMFGLLFLWLMG, encoded by the coding sequence ATGCGCAACAGTGAACATTACATCACCACCACCGGGTCGGAGCCGCTTGCGACCGACGACGAAACGACCTGGTCATTTCCTGGGGCCATCATTGGCTTCGTCTCATGGTTGCTGGCGCTGGGTATCCCGTTTCTTATCTACGGCGGCAACACGCTGTTCTTCTTTCTCTACACCTGGCCTTTCTTTCTGGCGCTGATGCCCGTGGCGGTTGTCGTCGGCATTGCGCTTCACTCGCTGCTCAACGGGAAGCTCCTGTACAGTACCGTGGTCACGATTGTGACGGTGGTGCTGATGTTTGGTCTGTTATTTTTGTGGCTCATGGGCTAA
- the cysC gene encoding adenylyl-sulfate kinase has protein sequence MAAHDENVVWHPHPVTVAQREQLHGHRGVVLWFTGLSGSGKSTVAGALEEALHQQGVSTYLLDGDNVRHGLCSDLGFSDDDRKENIRRVGEVASLMADAGLVVLTAFISPHRAERQMVRERVGQDRFIEVFVDTPLEVCEARDPKGLYKKARAGELRNFTGIDAVYEAPESPEIHLEGQQLVTNLVSQLLDLLRRDDIIRS, from the coding sequence ATGGCTGCCCATGATGAGAACGTCGTCTGGCATCCTCATCCGGTCACCGTCGCCCAGCGCGAACAGCTCCACGGTCACCGAGGAGTTGTGCTGTGGTTTACCGGGCTGTCCGGCTCGGGTAAATCGACGGTGGCGGGCGCGCTGGAAGAGGCATTGCATCAGCAGGGCGTAAGCACGTACCTGCTGGATGGCGACAACGTGCGCCATGGCCTGTGCAGCGATTTAGGGTTCAGCGACGACGACCGCAAAGAGAACATCCGCCGGGTCGGGGAGGTCGCCAGCCTGATGGCCGACGCCGGGCTGGTGGTGCTGACCGCATTTATCTCTCCACACCGCGCCGAGCGCCAGATGGTGCGCGAACGGGTCGGTCAGGATCGCTTTATCGAAGTGTTTGTGGATACGCCGCTGGAGGTTTGCGAAGCGCGCGACCCGAAAGGGCTGTACAAAAAAGCGCGTGCCGGAGAATTGCGCAACTTCACCGGCATTGACGCGGTATACGAAGCGCCTGAATCGCCAGAAATTCACCTGGAGGGTCAACAATTGGTAACAAATTTAGTAAGCCAATTATTAGACCTGCTCAGACGGGACGATATTATCAGATCCTGA
- the cysN gene encoding sulfate adenylyltransferase subunit CysN — protein sequence MNTTIAQQIAKEGGVEAYLHAQQHKSLLRFLTCGSVDDGKSTLIGRLLHDTRQIYEDQLSSLHNDSKRHGTQGEKLDLALLVDGLQAEREQGITIDVAYRYFSTEKRKFIIADTPGHEQYTRNMATGASTCDLAILLIDARKGVLDQTRRHSFISTLLGIKHLVVAVNKMDLVNFSEEKFEEIRQSYLTFAEQLPGNLDIRFVPLSALEGDNVASQSANMPWYSGPTLLEVLETVEIQRVVDTQPMRFPVQYVNRPNLDFRGFSGTLASGSVKVGQRVKVLPSGVESTIARIVTFDGDLQDAGAGEAVTLVLKDEIDISRGDLLVDAQETLAAVQGASVDVVWMAEQPLTPGQSYDIKIAGKKTRARVDGIQFQVDINNLTQREVTELPLNGIGLVDLTFDEPLVLDPYQQNPVTGGLIFIDRLTNVTVGAGMVREPNEQASAASEFSAFELELNALVRKHFPHWGARDLLGGK from the coding sequence ATGAACACCACTATTGCTCAACAAATTGCCAAAGAAGGCGGTGTGGAAGCGTATCTGCATGCGCAACAACACAAAAGCCTGCTGCGTTTTCTGACCTGCGGCAGCGTGGATGACGGGAAAAGCACCCTGATTGGCCGCCTGCTGCACGATACGCGCCAGATTTACGAAGATCAGCTCTCCTCCCTGCATAACGACAGTAAGCGTCACGGTACCCAGGGCGAAAAGCTGGATCTGGCGCTGCTGGTTGACGGCCTGCAGGCGGAGCGCGAGCAGGGCATCACCATCGATGTGGCCTACCGCTATTTCTCTACCGAGAAGCGCAAATTTATTATTGCCGACACCCCGGGGCACGAACAGTACACCCGCAATATGGCGACCGGCGCGTCGACCTGTGACCTGGCGATCCTGCTGATCGACGCCCGTAAAGGCGTGCTGGATCAGACCCGTCGCCACAGCTTTATCTCCACGCTGCTGGGGATCAAACACCTGGTGGTGGCGGTCAACAAGATGGATCTGGTGAACTTCAGCGAAGAGAAGTTCGAGGAGATCCGCCAGAGCTACCTGACCTTTGCCGAACAGCTGCCGGGCAACCTGGATATCCGCTTTGTGCCGCTCTCGGCGCTGGAAGGGGATAACGTCGCCTCCCAGAGCGCGAACATGCCGTGGTACAGCGGCCCGACGCTGCTGGAGGTGCTGGAGACGGTTGAAATTCAGCGCGTGGTCGACACTCAGCCGATGCGCTTCCCGGTGCAATACGTGAACCGTCCTAACCTCGATTTCCGCGGTTTCTCCGGCACCCTTGCGTCAGGCTCCGTAAAGGTCGGTCAGCGCGTCAAGGTGCTGCCATCCGGCGTGGAATCGACCATTGCGCGTATCGTCACCTTTGACGGTGACCTGCAGGACGCAGGCGCCGGTGAAGCGGTTACGCTGGTGCTGAAAGACGAGATTGATATCAGCCGGGGCGATCTGCTGGTGGATGCCCAGGAAACGCTGGCCGCCGTGCAGGGGGCTTCCGTGGATGTGGTGTGGATGGCGGAGCAACCGCTGACGCCGGGCCAGAGCTACGACATCAAAATCGCCGGCAAGAAGACCCGCGCCCGCGTGGACGGTATTCAGTTCCAGGTGGACATCAACAACCTGACCCAGCGCGAGGTCACCGAGCTGCCGCTGAACGGTATTGGTCTGGTCGATCTGACCTTTGACGAACCGCTGGTGCTGGATCCGTATCAGCAAAATCCGGTGACGGGCGGGCTTATCTTTATTGACCGCCTGACGAACGTCACCGTCGGCGCGGGGATGGTCCGTGAGCCAAACGAACAGGCGTCCGCGGCTTCAGAATTCAGCGCCTTTGAGCTGGAACTGAACGCGCTGGTGCGTAAGCACTTCCCGCACTGGGGCGCGCGCGATCTGCTGGGAGGCAAGTAA
- the cysD gene encoding sulfate adenylyltransferase subunit CysD, producing the protein MDQKRLTHLRQLEAESIHIIREVAAEFSNPVMMYSIGKDSSVMLHLARKAFYPGTLPFPLLHVDTGWKFREMYEFRDRTAKAYGCELLVHKNPEGVAMGINPFVHGSAKHTDIMKTEGLKQALNKYGFDAAFGGARRDEEKSRAKERIYSFRDRFHRWDPKNQRPELWHNYNGQINKGESIRVFPLSNWTELDIWQYIYLENIEIVPLYLAAERPVLERDGMLMMIDDDRIDLQPGEVIKKQMVRFRTLGCWPLTGAVESSAQTLPEIIEEMLVSTTSERQGRVIDRDQAGSMELKKRQGYF; encoded by the coding sequence ATGGACCAAAAACGTCTTACACACCTGCGGCAGCTCGAAGCGGAAAGTATCCATATTATCCGCGAAGTGGCCGCCGAGTTTTCTAACCCGGTGATGATGTACTCCATCGGTAAAGATTCCAGCGTCATGCTGCATCTGGCGCGTAAAGCGTTTTATCCGGGCACGCTGCCGTTCCCGCTGCTGCACGTGGACACCGGCTGGAAATTCCGCGAGATGTACGAGTTCCGCGACCGTACCGCGAAAGCCTACGGCTGCGAGCTGCTGGTGCATAAAAACCCGGAAGGGGTGGCGATGGGCATTAACCCGTTCGTGCACGGCAGCGCCAAACACACCGATATCATGAAAACCGAAGGGCTGAAGCAGGCGCTGAACAAATACGGTTTTGATGCGGCCTTCGGCGGCGCGCGTCGTGACGAAGAGAAATCCCGCGCCAAAGAGCGTATCTACTCCTTCCGCGACCGCTTCCACCGCTGGGACCCCAAAAACCAGCGTCCGGAGCTGTGGCACAACTACAACGGTCAGATCAACAAAGGCGAAAGCATCCGCGTCTTCCCGCTCTCCAACTGGACCGAGCTGGATATCTGGCAGTACATCTATCTGGAAAACATCGAGATCGTTCCGCTGTACCTGGCCGCCGAGCGCCCGGTGCTGGAGCGCGACGGCATGCTGATGATGATCGATGACGATCGCATCGACCTGCAGCCGGGCGAAGTGATCAAAAAACAGATGGTCCGTTTCCGCACCCTCGGCTGCTGGCCGCTGACCGGCGCGGTGGAGTCCAGTGCGCAGACGCTGCCGGAGATCATCGAAGAGATGCTGGTGTCGACCACCAGCGAGCGACAGGGGCGCGTGATTGACCGCGACCAGGCAGGCTCCATGGAGCTGAAGAAACGTCAGGGTTATTTCTAA
- the cysG gene encoding siroheme synthase CysG, with protein MDYLPLFAAIKEKPVLVVGTGEIADRKIAFLQRAGAQVKVVEEADFDESQIDSVVLVIAATDDRELNQRISDAAQARYRLVNVVDDQPLCSFIFPSIVDRSPLLVAISSGGTAPVLARVLREKIEALLPTSLGRMAEKASYWRNHLKTRLTSVTERRRFWERVFRGRFASLMHAGNETAAQKILEDELDNPGSTGGEIILVGAGPGDAGLLTLRGLQVLQDADVVFYDHLVTDGVRELIRRDAEQICVGKRAGEHSVPQHDTNQMLIDAAKAGKTVVRLKGGDPFIFGRGGEELQAAAEAGVPFQVVPGITAASAVTAYAGIPLTHRDYAQSVTFVTGHYKADSTPFDWSHLAQSRQTLAIYMGTMKAADISEQLIQHGREATTPVAVISRGTRVDQHVAVGTLQDLATLAKDAPMPALIVVGEVVQLHSTLAWFQHTTDTEGFGSSVVNLA; from the coding sequence GTGGACTATCTGCCCTTATTTGCTGCGATTAAAGAGAAACCGGTGCTGGTGGTTGGCACGGGTGAAATCGCCGATCGCAAAATCGCGTTTCTGCAGCGCGCAGGGGCCCAGGTAAAAGTCGTTGAAGAGGCGGATTTCGACGAGTCACAAATCGACAGCGTCGTGCTGGTAATTGCGGCGACCGACGATCGTGAACTGAACCAGCGGATCTCCGACGCCGCTCAGGCCCGTTACCGCCTGGTGAACGTGGTGGACGACCAGCCTTTATGCTCGTTTATTTTCCCGTCGATCGTTGACCGTTCGCCGCTGCTGGTGGCGATCTCCTCCGGCGGTACCGCACCGGTGCTGGCGCGCGTGCTGCGGGAAAAAATCGAAGCGCTGCTGCCGACCAGCCTCGGGCGCATGGCGGAGAAAGCCAGCTACTGGCGCAACCATCTGAAAACCCGCCTGACCAGCGTGACGGAGCGCCGTCGCTTCTGGGAACGCGTGTTTCGCGGCCGCTTTGCCAGCCTGATGCATGCCGGTAATGAGACAGCGGCGCAGAAAATCCTCGAGGACGAACTGGATAACCCCGGCAGTACGGGCGGGGAGATCATTCTGGTGGGCGCGGGGCCGGGCGATGCCGGGCTCCTGACGCTGCGCGGCCTGCAGGTGCTGCAGGATGCGGACGTGGTGTTCTACGACCACCTGGTCACCGACGGCGTGCGCGAGCTGATCCGTCGCGACGCGGAGCAAATCTGCGTCGGCAAACGGGCGGGCGAACACTCGGTGCCGCAGCACGACACCAACCAGATGCTAATTGACGCCGCGAAAGCGGGCAAAACCGTGGTGCGCCTGAAGGGGGGCGATCCGTTCATTTTCGGTCGCGGCGGCGAAGAGCTGCAGGCGGCAGCCGAAGCGGGCGTTCCGTTCCAGGTGGTGCCCGGCATCACGGCGGCTTCTGCGGTAACGGCCTACGCCGGTATCCCGTTGACCCACCGCGATTACGCCCAGAGCGTCACCTTTGTGACCGGCCACTACAAGGCGGACAGCACGCCGTTCGACTGGTCGCATCTCGCCCAGAGCCGCCAGACGCTGGCGATATACATGGGCACGATGAAGGCGGCGGACATCAGCGAACAGCTTATTCAGCACGGTCGCGAGGCGACGACCCCCGTCGCCGTCATTTCTCGCGGCACGCGCGTCGATCAGCATGTTGCTGTCGGCACACTTCAAGACCTTGCAACCCTGGCGAAAGACGCCCCGATGCCCGCCCTGATCGTGGTGGGGGAAGTGGTGCAGCTGCACAGCACGCTCGCCTGGTTTCAGCACACAACCGATACAGAAGGCTTTGGTTCTTCTGTTGTAAATTTGGCTTAA
- a CDS encoding aminopeptidase: MFSATRHRIAALALGVCFILPAQAKNQPYGEIATMQARHIATVFPGRMTGSPAEMLSADYLRQQFADMGYQSDIRSFHSRYVYTSRNKTKNWHNVTGSTVIAAHEGSAKEQIIIMAHLDTYAPMSDADTDNNLGGLTLQGMDDNAAGLGVMLELAERMKDIPTQYGIRFVATSGEEEGKLGAENLLKRMSAEEKKNTLLVINLDNLIVGDKLYFNSGQSTPGTVRKLTRDRALAIARSHGVYATSNPGGNPDYPRGTGCCNDGEVFDKAGIPVLYVEATNWALGKKDGYQQRAKSKAFPDGTSWHNVMLDNQQHIDRALPQRIEHRSRDVVKVMLPLVKELAKAGKA, encoded by the coding sequence ATGTTTTCCGCAACGCGCCACCGTATTGCTGCCCTGGCGCTCGGCGTTTGCTTTATTCTTCCTGCCCAGGCAAAAAACCAACCTTATGGTGAAATCGCCACTATGCAGGCGCGGCATATTGCCACCGTTTTCCCTGGCCGCATGACCGGCTCGCCTGCGGAAATGCTCTCCGCGGACTATCTTCGCCAGCAGTTTGCCGACATGGGTTACCAGAGCGATATCCGATCGTTTCACAGCCGCTACGTCTATACCTCACGCAATAAAACGAAAAACTGGCATAACGTGACCGGCAGTACGGTGATTGCGGCCCACGAAGGCAGTGCAAAAGAGCAAATTATCATTATGGCGCACCTTGATACCTACGCCCCGATGAGTGACGCCGATACGGATAACAATCTTGGCGGGCTGACGCTGCAGGGCATGGACGACAATGCCGCAGGCCTGGGTGTGATGCTCGAACTGGCCGAGCGGATGAAAGATATTCCCACCCAATATGGCATTCGTTTTGTTGCCACCAGCGGTGAGGAAGAGGGCAAACTCGGCGCTGAGAATCTCCTTAAGCGCATGAGCGCTGAGGAGAAGAAAAATACGCTGCTGGTGATCAACCTCGACAACCTGATCGTCGGCGACAAGCTCTATTTCAACAGCGGGCAGAGTACGCCGGGTACCGTGCGGAAACTGACGCGCGACCGGGCGCTGGCGATAGCCCGCAGCCATGGGGTTTATGCCACCAGCAACCCTGGCGGTAACCCGGATTATCCGCGAGGCACAGGCTGCTGCAACGACGGGGAAGTGTTCGATAAGGCGGGCATTCCGGTGCTGTACGTGGAAGCGACGAACTGGGCGCTGGGCAAAAAAGATGGCTACCAGCAGCGGGCTAAATCGAAGGCCTTCCCGGACGGGACGAGCTGGCACAACGTGATGCTGGACAATCAGCAGCACATCGATCGCGCGCTGCCGCAGCGGATTGAGCACCGCAGTCGTGATGTGGTGAAGGTGATGCTGCCGCTGGTGAAGGAGCTGGCGAAAGCGGGGAAAGCCTGA